The following proteins come from a genomic window of Polaribacter dokdonensis:
- a CDS encoding TonB-dependent receptor, translating into MRHLALVIVVVAFSLQSVAQSLKGKIVDQFNEPLENVYVVNEAKNTHTHTSENGSFFIEKTRVNDIIQVSILGFEKKTIKVSKADFNNGILIKLETKIFQLEELVLRKEINALQTITKIDLQVNPVNNSQEILRKVPGLFIGQHAGGGKAEQIFLRGFDIDHGTDITLSVDGMPINMVSHAHGQGYSDLHFVIPETIKNIDFGKGPYYANQGDFNTAGYVNFATKTALKDNMISVGYGDFNSFRTVAMFNLLESSKKDDAYVAIEYIETDGPFESPQNFNRLNLFAKYNTFLKGNNRLTFTASHFTSAWDASGQIPEREVANGNITRFGAIDDTEGGYTSRSNVNVQLQKTIDNNSIFEANAFYSNYNFELYSNFTFFLDNPVDGDQIKQFEDRNIFGMNAKIITERKYGNVEAKFTKGGGLRFDNITDNELSSTKNRRELLNRIQFGDVQQTNAYAFLNSEFEIGKFKISPALRFDYFKFLYNDNLSATYETLSKTKTIVNPKLNFLYTQNDNLQWFLKSGIGFHSNDARVVLQDNADKVLPRAYGADFGNIWKPTKNIVLNTAVWYLFSEEEFVYVGDAGIVEASGKSERFGIDLGIRYQLSDNIYFDTDATITKARSLEANAGEDYIPLAPNFTLAGGLAFTNLGRFSGGLRYRYIADRAANEDNSIVAEGYFVSDLNINYKVKDITFGVAIENLFDVAWNETQFATESRLQNEANSVEEIHFTPGTPFFAKATITYQF; encoded by the coding sequence ATGAGACATTTAGCATTAGTTATTGTTGTGGTTGCCTTTAGTTTACAATCGGTTGCACAAAGTTTAAAAGGTAAAATTGTAGACCAATTTAACGAGCCTTTAGAAAATGTATATGTTGTTAATGAAGCAAAAAATACACATACACACACTAGTGAAAATGGAAGCTTTTTCATTGAGAAAACTAGAGTGAATGATATTATTCAAGTTAGTATTCTTGGATTTGAGAAAAAAACGATAAAAGTTTCGAAAGCAGATTTTAACAACGGAATTCTAATCAAATTAGAAACCAAGATATTTCAATTAGAAGAGTTGGTTTTAAGAAAGGAAATAAATGCCTTACAAACCATAACAAAAATAGATTTACAAGTAAATCCTGTAAATAACTCACAAGAGATTTTAAGAAAAGTACCTGGTTTATTTATAGGGCAACATGCAGGAGGTGGAAAAGCAGAGCAAATTTTTTTAAGAGGTTTTGATATTGATCATGGTACAGATATTACACTTTCTGTAGATGGAATGCCAATTAACATGGTTTCTCATGCTCATGGACAAGGATATTCAGACTTACACTTTGTAATTCCAGAAACCATTAAAAATATCGATTTTGGTAAAGGTCCTTATTATGCAAATCAAGGTGATTTTAATACAGCAGGTTACGTAAATTTTGCCACAAAAACAGCCCTTAAAGATAACATGATATCTGTTGGTTATGGAGATTTTAACTCCTTTAGAACTGTTGCTATGTTTAACTTACTAGAAAGTTCTAAAAAGGATGATGCTTATGTGGCTATAGAATATATTGAAACTGATGGTCCATTTGAATCTCCACAAAACTTTAACAGGCTAAATCTATTTGCAAAATACAATACCTTTTTAAAAGGAAATAACAGATTAACCTTTACAGCTTCTCACTTTACAAGTGCTTGGGATGCTTCTGGTCAAATACCAGAAAGAGAAGTTGCCAATGGTAATATTACCAGATTTGGAGCAATAGATGATACAGAAGGTGGTTACACCTCTAGATCTAATGTTAATGTTCAGTTGCAAAAAACAATAGATAATAATTCAATTTTTGAAGCCAATGCTTTTTACTCTAATTACAATTTCGAGTTGTATTCCAACTTTACCTTTTTCCTAGATAATCCAGTAGATGGAGATCAAATTAAACAATTTGAAGACAGAAATATATTTGGAATGAATGCCAAAATCATCACCGAAAGAAAATATGGAAATGTAGAAGCAAAATTTACTAAAGGAGGTGGTTTACGTTTTGATAATATTACAGATAATGAATTATCTAGTACTAAAAATAGGAGAGAACTACTAAATAGAATACAGTTTGGTGATGTGCAACAAACTAATGCTTATGCATTCTTAAACTCAGAATTCGAGATTGGTAAATTCAAAATATCACCAGCATTAAGATTTGATTATTTTAAGTTTTTATACAATGATAATTTAAGTGCAACTTATGAAACTTTAAGTAAAACAAAGACTATCGTAAATCCTAAATTGAATTTCTTGTATACACAAAATGATAATTTACAATGGTTTTTAAAATCAGGAATTGGTTTTCATTCAAATGATGCAAGAGTTGTATTGCAAGATAATGCAGATAAGGTTTTACCTAGAGCTTATGGTGCAGACTTTGGAAATATTTGGAAACCAACAAAAAATATTGTGCTGAATACAGCAGTTTGGTATTTGTTTTCAGAAGAAGAATTTGTTTATGTAGGTGATGCAGGTATTGTAGAAGCTTCAGGAAAATCAGAACGATTTGGAATAGATTTAGGTATTAGATATCAATTATCAGATAATATATATTTTGATACTGATGCCACTATAACTAAAGCTAGAAGTTTAGAAGCAAATGCAGGAGAAGATTACATCCCTTTAGCACCTAACTTTACACTTGCAGGTGGTTTAGCCTTTACTAATTTAGGTAGATTTTCTGGAGGATTAAGATATAGATATATAGCAGATAGAGCTGCAAACGAAGATAATAGTATAGTTGCAGAAGGTTATTTTGTAAGTGATTTAAATATCAATTATAAAGTAAAAGATATCACATTTGGAGTTGCAATAGAAAATTTGTTTGATGTGGCTTGGAATGAAACTCAGTTTGCTACAGAAAGTAGACTGCAGAACGAAGCAAACTCAGTAGAAGAAATACATTTTACACCTGGTACACCATTTTTTGCGAAAGCAACAATTACCTACCAGTTTTAA
- a CDS encoding acetolactate decarboxylase, with protein MKIYQTSLFFFLSILILGCNSTNEKTSEFHIVGQMKDVMWKGKLGPSIQLDTIKNTKGLYGLGPVSFLTGELVIIEGQTYVSRVTSDTTMLVEKTNKIGAPFFVYANNSEWNIIDLPQEIQSIPELESFISKRAESLKKPFAFKLKGIIGSAKIHIQNLPKGSIVRSPKEAHVGQINYNLEEEDCTIIGFYSENHQGIFTHHDSYLHMHLLTNDEQKMGHLDEVNFKSIKLYLPKN; from the coding sequence ATGAAAATCTATCAAACTAGCCTATTCTTTTTTTTATCAATTTTGATTCTTGGTTGTAATTCAACCAATGAAAAAACTTCAGAATTTCATATTGTTGGCCAAATGAAAGATGTTATGTGGAAAGGAAAACTTGGGCCTTCAATTCAATTAGATACGATAAAAAACACAAAAGGTTTGTATGGTTTAGGTCCTGTTAGTTTTTTAACTGGAGAACTTGTAATAATTGAAGGACAAACTTACGTTTCTAGAGTAACTTCAGATACAACAATGCTTGTTGAAAAAACAAATAAAATTGGTGCTCCATTTTTTGTGTATGCTAATAACTCAGAATGGAATATAATTGACTTACCACAAGAAATTCAATCGATTCCAGAACTTGAAAGCTTTATCAGTAAAAGGGCTGAAAGTTTAAAAAAACCTTTTGCTTTTAAGTTAAAAGGAATTATTGGTAGCGCAAAAATTCATATTCAAAATTTGCCAAAAGGTAGCATAGTTCGTTCACCAAAAGAAGCACATGTAGGACAAATTAACTACAATTTGGAAGAAGAAGATTGTACAATTATCGGCTTTTACTCAGAAAATCATCAGGGTATATTTACACATCATGATTCATATCTACATATGCATTTACTTACAAATGACGAACAAAAAATGGGACATTTAGATGAAGTAAATTTTAAATCTATAAAACTATATCTTCCTAAAAACTAA
- a CDS encoding DUF1566 domain-containing protein, with translation MKKNIQLLFGLLIIILVFSSCSGSSSEGETTEEIDACTLLECQENASVVDCACVCDEGYLGEDCTDLDVAFTQKYLNDGISPFDLLDANIPIDSVYGKVFQDGIIFKLNTVSKIVKVTAITDSPETLNWPEAIDYCEAFEVNDYTDWYLPDLQELGEIRTKLYAELKVGDFNDDFYWSSETQDSDPNNAMAVFFLNGNVGPIEKARVNPVSYNHVRPVRSIEE, from the coding sequence ATGAAAAAAAATATACAATTACTTTTTGGTTTACTTATAATTATTTTAGTGTTTTCATCTTGTTCAGGCTCTAGTTCTGAAGGTGAAACTACAGAAGAAATTGATGCTTGTACCCTATTAGAATGTCAAGAAAATGCTTCTGTTGTAGACTGTGCATGTGTTTGTGATGAAGGTTATTTAGGCGAAGATTGTACAGATTTAGATGTTGCTTTTACGCAAAAGTATTTAAATGATGGTATCTCTCCTTTCGATTTATTAGATGCGAATATTCCTATTGATAGTGTTTATGGTAAAGTATTTCAAGATGGGATTATTTTTAAGTTAAATACCGTAAGTAAAATTGTAAAAGTTACAGCAATTACAGATTCTCCAGAGACTTTAAATTGGCCAGAAGCTATAGATTACTGTGAGGCTTTTGAAGTAAACGACTATACAGATTGGTATCTGCCAGATTTACAAGAACTTGGTGAAATTAGAACAAAATTATATGCTGAACTTAAAGTAGGCGATTTTAACGATGATTTCTATTGGAGTTCAGAAACACAAGATTCAGATCCTAATAATGCAATGGCTGTTTTCTTCTTAAATGGTAATGTTGGTCCTATAGAAAAAGCTCGAGTAAATCCTGTGAGCTACAATCATGTAAGACCAGTAAGAAGTATTGAAGAATAA
- a CDS encoding anti-sigma factor produces the protein MNTKDYIASGILELYVAGSLSEKENEEVHNAILENPELLAEVKSIENAIVQLTAFAKKDAAYSFNDIKGQLAANEPKVIPLTTPKSNWKTYVGWAAAIIFGSTLILSVLQNNQLKEQLASENLEKVTLEAQIDSASTSLAAAEKLIEVFRDKDIVSVPLDGQKVSPTSYAKVYWDKKTNSIYLDAKGLPEPPKGKVYQVWSLKLSPLTPTSLGTLDSFTADANKIFTITNANESEAFGITLEPAGGSESPNLEQLYTLGAVSP, from the coding sequence ATGAATACTAAAGATTACATAGCATCTGGAATTTTAGAACTGTATGTTGCAGGCTCGCTTTCTGAAAAAGAAAATGAGGAAGTGCACAATGCAATTTTGGAAAATCCTGAGTTATTAGCAGAAGTAAAATCCATAGAAAATGCGATTGTACAATTAACTGCTTTTGCAAAGAAAGATGCTGCTTATTCATTTAACGATATTAAAGGTCAACTAGCTGCTAATGAGCCAAAAGTAATTCCACTTACTACACCAAAATCTAATTGGAAAACTTACGTTGGTTGGGCTGCAGCCATTATATTTGGTTCTACTTTAATACTTTCAGTGTTACAGAACAATCAATTAAAAGAACAATTAGCATCAGAAAACTTAGAAAAAGTAACTTTAGAGGCTCAAATAGATAGTGCATCCACTAGTTTAGCTGCTGCAGAAAAATTAATAGAAGTTTTTAGAGATAAAGATATTGTATCTGTTCCTTTAGATGGTCAAAAAGTTTCTCCTACTTCATATGCTAAAGTTTATTGGGATAAAAAAACAAACTCAATTTATTTAGACGCAAAAGGATTACCTGAACCACCAAAAGGTAAAGTATACCAAGTTTGGTCTTTAAAACTAAGCCCTTTAACACCAACAAGTTTAGGAACCTTAGATTCTTTTACAGCAGATGCTAACAAAATTTTTACCATTACAAATGCAAACGAATCTGAAGCATTTGGTATTACTTTAGAACCTGCAGGAGGTAGTGAATCTCCTAACTTAGAACAACTGTATACTTTAGGAGCTGTTTCACCTTAA
- a CDS encoding RNA polymerase sigma factor, whose protein sequence is MNQEQLILQFQKKDVKAYEKLYSLYCDSISGVVNNIVKNDDVAQEITQDVFIKAWNKADTYSAKKGRFFTWLLNIARNAAIDYTRSKKFKQSKQNLNADFFVDILESSSSLDSSTNTIGLKEFVTKLGDTCKSVIELLYFKGFTQKEASEELNMPLGTIKTRNRSCIGELRIMLGV, encoded by the coding sequence ATGAATCAAGAACAACTTATTTTACAATTTCAGAAAAAGGATGTGAAAGCATACGAAAAACTATACAGTTTATACTGTGATAGTATTTCTGGTGTTGTAAATAACATTGTTAAGAATGATGATGTTGCTCAAGAAATTACTCAAGACGTTTTTATAAAAGCCTGGAATAAAGCAGATACCTACTCTGCTAAAAAGGGTCGTTTTTTCACGTGGTTATTGAATATTGCAAGAAATGCAGCCATAGATTATACACGTTCTAAAAAATTTAAACAGTCTAAGCAAAACCTTAACGCAGATTTTTTCGTAGATATATTAGAGAGCAGTTCTAGTTTAGATAGTTCTACAAATACAATTGGTTTAAAAGAGTTTGTTACCAAGTTAGGTGATACTTGTAAATCTGTTATAGAACTTTTATACTTTAAAGGCTTTACACAAAAAGAAGCATCAGAAGAATTAAACATGCCTCTAGGAACAATAAAAACAAGAAATAGATCTTGCATTGGCGAATTACGTATAATGTTAGGCGTATAA
- a CDS encoding caspase family protein, which yields MKNFKIFFLLICLSSFSTLSQSYYVYEENFDGSSNWPEGNTEFSELSVYNNRYYFEHKRTEKSWQIITSEFDLDSSKDFDIETKIQKISGSANSGITFKYDYKDADNYKELGIATNGYFRVAQSVNGTYSNLKAWTKSDKVNTGNYSTNILRISKKGNTVSFYVNDAYVYSTTHKAFVGKKMAIALYKNQKISIDYIRAKSSSAKKKVVTKNTKTILFEGFNNNNNNWAIADDADRTFQVKDGDYHIHHKRDHKGWSTSIEKEIDTKRDFKIAAQIKKVSGITNNGYGIMFGRLNNDNQNQFFISADGSYNIKKIKNGVTTYPKNWTKSSYIKKGQGVYNYLEVRQKSGNLEYYINSNLVFTEYNPEYFGKRVGFIVYKNQKIQIGYLSIAYLKNDGNNNYKKDENFTEVLTENFSNNNNDWSLTNSESVSLSISNGKYYLNHKRDEKGWLTNLNQSFDTKKDFEIETKLEHISGDKNSPFGLTWGKEGTNYFNFLITDTGYYKITRTVNNKNEDIIKWVKTSSIKDSANILKLKKEDDSYKFYINGTFLTKIDFEPFNGSYLGFAIYYKQKVAVDYLKIKTKTSTKLNPTKKSTILTAPLVDNFNNNNSNWNLDDATDYEVDLKNGQLLLSRKTKGGIFISRELDLNTSKDFILETAINEKNTSDGWYGITFGRKNSANEFSFLLSGNGSYKYRKFDNDEYKEIIPLTFSSAIKQGENTPNKIKIVKSGSLLRFYINDQYVNETPFESFFGNKIGYTIYFDRKIAVDYLKVDYQSLSYNNPPIVTISEPNVELKRGFKIVQTKRILVKGQASDSDGIYEITVNGVEANVQEDGTFIANVPLKYGKNDLIVKATDLKQASSTKTFVIKRSSPNIDQDVITDNTTNKDLDIGFGKYYALIIGVSDYTDTTIQGLKGEPTKDAQALADVLTSKYSFAKENVTLLKNPTENQINREFIKLSRKVGSNDNLVIFYAGHGNYDKTTEKGYWMPSNANMEFEENIILNTSIVTYIKAIPSKHTLLISDACFSGSILTTNRSYKTASKAVQKKYELPSRKAITSGTLTTVPNESVFMKYLLKRLNQNTQKYLSAGQLFNMIEDPVINNTTGDNQPQYAPISRTGDEGGDFIFIKRI from the coding sequence ATGAAAAATTTTAAAATCTTTTTCCTACTAATCTGTTTATCAAGTTTTTCAACTTTATCACAATCTTATTATGTCTATGAAGAAAATTTTGACGGAAGCTCAAATTGGCCTGAAGGAAATACAGAATTTAGTGAATTAAGCGTTTACAATAATCGTTATTATTTTGAGCATAAAAGAACTGAAAAAAGTTGGCAGATAATTACATCTGAATTTGATTTAGATAGTTCTAAAGATTTTGATATTGAAACTAAAATTCAGAAAATATCAGGTTCAGCCAACTCAGGAATTACCTTTAAGTATGATTATAAAGATGCAGACAATTACAAAGAATTGGGTATTGCTACCAATGGCTATTTTAGAGTTGCACAATCTGTTAATGGTACCTATTCTAATTTAAAAGCTTGGACCAAATCAGATAAAGTTAATACTGGTAATTACAGTACAAACATTCTTCGTATTTCTAAAAAGGGAAATACTGTGAGCTTTTATGTAAATGATGCTTATGTATACTCTACTACTCACAAAGCTTTTGTAGGTAAGAAAATGGCAATTGCCCTGTATAAAAACCAAAAGATTTCTATAGACTACATAAGAGCTAAAAGTTCTAGTGCTAAAAAGAAAGTGGTTACAAAAAACACCAAAACTATTTTATTTGAAGGTTTTAACAACAATAACAACAATTGGGCTATTGCAGATGATGCAGATAGAACTTTTCAAGTAAAAGATGGTGATTATCATATACATCATAAAAGAGATCATAAAGGATGGTCTACAAGTATTGAAAAAGAAATTGACACCAAAAGAGATTTTAAAATTGCTGCTCAAATAAAAAAAGTAAGTGGAATAACCAATAATGGTTATGGAATTATGTTTGGTAGATTAAATAATGATAACCAAAATCAGTTCTTTATATCTGCAGATGGTTCTTATAATATTAAGAAAATTAAGAATGGCGTAACTACTTATCCTAAAAACTGGACCAAAAGTAGCTACATAAAAAAAGGTCAAGGTGTTTACAATTACTTAGAAGTAAGGCAAAAAAGTGGCAATCTTGAATACTACATCAATTCTAACTTAGTATTTACAGAATATAATCCAGAGTATTTTGGAAAAAGAGTTGGTTTTATTGTTTATAAAAATCAAAAAATTCAAATAGGCTATTTAAGCATTGCTTATCTAAAAAATGATGGTAATAATAACTATAAAAAAGATGAAAACTTTACTGAAGTACTTACAGAAAACTTTAGTAACAATAACAATGATTGGTCTTTAACAAACTCAGAAAGTGTTTCTTTATCTATCTCTAATGGAAAATATTATCTTAATCATAAAAGAGATGAAAAAGGTTGGCTAACCAACTTAAACCAGTCTTTTGATACAAAGAAAGACTTTGAAATAGAAACTAAATTAGAGCATATTTCAGGAGATAAAAATTCGCCTTTTGGTTTAACTTGGGGTAAAGAAGGTACTAATTATTTTAACTTTTTAATTACTGATACAGGTTATTATAAAATAACAAGAACTGTAAATAATAAAAATGAGGATATTATAAAATGGGTAAAAACTTCTAGCATAAAAGATAGTGCCAACATTCTTAAACTAAAAAAAGAAGATGATTCTTACAAATTTTATATTAATGGTACTTTTTTAACTAAAATAGATTTTGAACCTTTTAATGGTTCTTACTTAGGTTTTGCTATATATTACAAACAAAAAGTAGCTGTAGATTATTTAAAAATTAAAACCAAAACAAGTACCAAATTAAACCCAACTAAAAAGTCTACAATTCTAACTGCACCTTTAGTAGATAATTTTAACAACAACAATAGTAATTGGAATTTAGATGATGCAACAGACTATGAAGTAGATTTAAAAAATGGGCAATTATTGTTATCTAGAAAAACCAAAGGAGGTATTTTTATAAGCAGAGAATTAGATTTAAATACAAGTAAAGATTTTATTTTAGAAACAGCTATCAATGAAAAAAATACTTCTGATGGTTGGTATGGAATTACATTTGGTAGAAAAAACTCAGCAAACGAATTTTCATTTTTGTTATCTGGTAATGGAAGTTACAAGTACAGAAAATTTGATAATGATGAATACAAAGAGATAATTCCGCTCACATTTTCATCAGCAATTAAGCAAGGAGAAAATACACCTAATAAAATAAAAATTGTAAAATCTGGTTCATTATTACGTTTTTACATCAATGATCAATATGTAAATGAGACTCCATTTGAATCTTTCTTTGGCAACAAAATAGGTTATACTATTTATTTTGATAGAAAAATTGCAGTAGATTATTTAAAAGTAGATTATCAGTCATTAAGCTATAACAATCCTCCAATAGTAACAATATCTGAACCTAATGTAGAATTAAAAAGAGGATTCAAAATTGTTCAAACAAAGCGAATTTTAGTTAAAGGTCAAGCTTCAGATTCTGATGGAATTTACGAAATAACAGTAAATGGTGTTGAAGCAAATGTGCAAGAAGATGGAACTTTTATAGCAAATGTTCCATTAAAATATGGTAAGAATGATTTAATTGTAAAAGCAACAGATTTAAAACAAGCATCATCAACCAAAACATTTGTAATAAAAAGATCATCACCAAATATAGATCAAGATGTAATTACAGATAACACTACCAACAAAGATTTAGATATTGGTTTTGGTAAATATTATGCACTTATAATTGGTGTTAGCGATTATACAGACACAACCATACAAGGTTTAAAAGGTGAACCTACAAAAGATGCACAAGCTTTAGCAGATGTTTTAACTTCTAAATATAGTTTTGCAAAAGAAAATGTTACATTACTTAAAAACCCTACAGAAAATCAGATTAATAGAGAGTTTATTAAACTAAGCAGAAAAGTAGGTAGTAATGACAATTTAGTCATTTTCTATGCTGGCCATGGAAATTATGATAAAACCACAGAAAAGGGCTATTGGATGCCTTCTAATGCTAATATGGAGTTTGAAGAGAACATCATATTAAATACAAGTATTGTAACCTACATTAAAGCAATACCTTCTAAACATACTTTGTTAATTTCTGATGCGTGTTTTAGTGGTAGTATTTTAACCACAAACAGATCTTATAAAACTGCTTCTAAAGCTGTGCAAAAAAAATATGAGTTGCCAAGTAGAAAAGCCATTACTAGTGGTACTTTAACAACTGTGCCTAATGAAAGCGTATTTATGAAATATCTTTTAAAAAGATTAAATCAAAATACTCAAAAGTATTTATCTGCAGGTCAATTATTTAACATGATAGAAGATCCTGTTATTAATAATACAACAGGAGATAATCAACCTCAATATGCTCCAATTAGTAGAACTGGAGATGAAGGAGGAGATTTTATATTTATAAAAAGAATTTAA
- a CDS encoding C1 family peptidase has product MKQLFFISFLLLTSIHSYSQFATGLEPASDDDYSNIATTIPLITRSFKAMPSSYSLKAYCPTPKSQGAQSSCVGWASAHGARTISYAVKNGWKNNKTKINANTFSPSFIYNSIKNPRKSDNTLDVKCERGSSLTSAALVLKKFGVVKNNDFPYNVNNCSAQPTNYLVNKASEHKISHFEKLNDRGYNANLVNNVKKAISKNHPVLFGLFNYGKIIFEPGTFVYKRNPGNKGHALVVVGYDDNKYGGAFEIMNSWGSWWGNKGFFWIKYEDYKAQAKENYVIIDQLSNPTPVVDKNKTTIANNKLGGELKLRLSSGKNMPVSLTDGASRNFNIVKASKTTYSVNESYTSGTQFRIYLNSKQRGYVYLLGYGSADKSVNKLYPFGSYSDFFNYSNSEIALPNEDYFIEFDNKPGRDILCVLYSKEKLNINSIVSKVKYGSEDFVSRVKKALANKMYKGSDINFSKDKIAFNASSNNVTSKIIPIFIEVNHQ; this is encoded by the coding sequence ATGAAACAATTATTTTTTATTTCGTTTCTATTATTAACGTCAATTCATTCGTATTCTCAATTTGCAACAGGTTTAGAACCAGCATCAGATGATGATTATTCTAACATTGCAACTACAATTCCTTTAATCACCAGAAGTTTTAAAGCAATGCCTTCATCATATAGTTTAAAGGCCTACTGCCCTACTCCAAAAAGCCAAGGAGCACAATCTTCTTGTGTTGGTTGGGCAAGTGCTCATGGAGCTAGAACTATTTCTTATGCTGTAAAAAATGGATGGAAAAACAATAAAACCAAGATAAATGCAAATACATTTTCACCTTCTTTTATTTATAACTCAATAAAAAATCCAAGAAAAAGTGATAATACTTTAGATGTAAAATGCGAAAGAGGCTCAAGTCTTACAAGTGCTGCTCTTGTATTAAAAAAGTTTGGAGTTGTTAAAAACAATGATTTTCCCTACAATGTAAATAACTGTTCTGCACAACCAACAAATTACTTGGTAAATAAAGCTAGTGAGCATAAAATTAGTCATTTCGAAAAATTAAATGATAGAGGCTATAATGCAAATTTGGTAAACAATGTTAAAAAAGCGATTTCAAAAAATCATCCAGTCTTATTTGGCTTATTCAATTATGGTAAAATAATATTTGAGCCAGGCACCTTTGTTTACAAGAGAAATCCAGGTAATAAAGGACATGCTTTAGTAGTTGTTGGTTATGATGATAATAAGTATGGAGGAGCTTTTGAAATTATGAATTCTTGGGGTTCTTGGTGGGGAAATAAAGGTTTCTTTTGGATTAAGTACGAGGATTACAAAGCTCAAGCAAAAGAAAATTACGTAATTATAGATCAATTAAGTAATCCAACTCCTGTTGTTGATAAAAATAAAACTACAATTGCAAACAATAAATTAGGAGGAGAATTGAAGCTAAGATTAAGTTCTGGTAAAAACATGCCAGTAAGTTTAACTGATGGTGCATCTAGAAACTTTAATATAGTTAAGGCTTCAAAAACAACTTATAGCGTAAATGAATCTTATACCTCAGGTACTCAATTTAGAATTTATTTAAACAGTAAACAAAGAGGTTACGTGTATTTATTAGGTTATGGATCAGCAGATAAATCTGTAAATAAATTATATCCTTTTGGCAGTTACAGTGATTTTTTTAATTATTCTAATAGTGAAATTGCTTTGCCAAATGAAGACTACTTTATTGAGTTTGACAACAAACCTGGTAGAGATATTTTATGTGTTTTATATAGCAAAGAAAAACTGAATATAAATAGTATTGTAAGTAAGGTAAAATATGGTTCTGAAGACTTTGTTTCGAGGGTTAAAAAAGCCTTAGCCAATAAGATGTATAAAGGGTCTGACATTAACTTTAGTAAAGACAAAATTGCATTTAATGCCAGTTCAAATAATGTAACTTCAAAAATTATTCCTATTTTTATTGAAGTCAACCACCAATAA
- a CDS encoding exonuclease domain-containing protein has protein sequence MYAILDIETTGGKFNEEGITEIAIYKFDGQEIVDQFISLINPEKPIQEFVVRLTGINNKMLKNAPKFYEVAKRIVEITKNCIIVAHNSAFDYRILRTEFDRLGYDFERNTLCTVELSQALILDQPSYSLGKLTKSLGIPITDRHRATGDALATVKLFKLLLTKDNKKTIIQNAIKYFDKRLEKQKLKNLIEEIPAVLGVYYIHDTNGKVIYIGKGKNIKSEINNLFIKTSRRSVRVQERATSVSFDKTGNELFTRLKYYLELEALTPKFNFKKKFKHVFDNFNNDNFLIIDKGREVEEHAVVLIENNEVSSYGYTNLAFQENNIDILKSILTTIEEKQIAKTVIKNYLNRNKVKKIIRLDNL, from the coding sequence TTGTACGCAATTTTAGATATTGAGACTACTGGAGGTAAATTTAATGAAGAAGGCATTACAGAAATTGCGATTTATAAATTTGACGGTCAAGAAATTGTAGACCAATTTATTTCTCTTATCAATCCAGAAAAACCAATTCAAGAATTTGTTGTTAGATTAACTGGTATCAACAATAAAATGCTTAAAAATGCACCAAAATTCTATGAGGTTGCTAAACGAATTGTAGAAATTACCAAAAACTGTATAATAGTTGCTCATAACTCAGCTTTCGATTATCGAATTTTAAGAACAGAATTTGACAGACTTGGGTATGATTTTGAGAGAAATACGTTATGTACTGTAGAATTGAGTCAGGCACTTATTTTAGATCAGCCTTCTTACAGTTTAGGAAAACTTACCAAATCATTAGGAATACCAATAACAGACAGACATAGAGCAACTGGAGATGCCTTGGCTACAGTAAAATTATTTAAATTATTATTAACCAAAGACAATAAAAAAACAATAATTCAGAATGCTATTAAGTATTTTGATAAGCGATTAGAAAAACAAAAGCTTAAAAATTTAATAGAAGAAATACCTGCAGTTTTAGGTGTTTATTACATTCATGATACCAATGGAAAAGTTATTTATATTGGGAAAGGAAAAAATATAAAGTCGGAGATTAACAACCTATTTATAAAAACTTCTAGACGTTCTGTAAGAGTGCAAGAAAGAGCTACTTCTGTTTCTTTTGATAAGACAGGAAACGAACTTTTTACGCGTCTAAAATACTATTTAGAGCTAGAGGCTTTAACTCCGAAATTCAATTTTAAAAAGAAGTTTAAACACGTTTTCGACAATTTCAATAATGACAATTTTCTAATTATTGATAAAGGAAGAGAAGTTGAAGAACATGCAGTTGTTTTAATTGAAAATAACGAAGTAAGTAGTTATGGATATACCAATCTAGCATTTCAAGAAAACAATATTGATATATTAAAGTCAATCTTAACAACGATTGAAGAAAAACAAATTGCCAAAACTGTTATTAAAAATTACTTAAACCGAAATAAAGTTAAAAAGATTATTAGGTTGGACAATCTATAA